In one window of Protaetiibacter larvae DNA:
- a CDS encoding helix-turn-helix transcriptional regulator, with the protein MLALVATESGLTKAEILSSVRGYAQRYTPGGDNANLERQFERDKDDIRELGVPLETIEPLGEPGDNHNLRYRIPKGAYDLPEDVRFTGEEIALLNLAAMAWREGSLNAESRRAIVKLRALGIAADEPVLGYAPRLRLRDPAFEPLTQAIDRRQLVRFGYLKPGEPRAREREVIPLALVQYDGRWHLAAEELATGDEKTFLLRRIVGKVTAGKAAPERPGDHKARALAELEAIWEAGVAEIEVRAGSDAAVRLAHRRGTEETAPGILRVHFVDLAILADELAAFGPEVLVVSPPALREAVIARLRQTVADHG; encoded by the coding sequence GTGCTCGCCCTCGTGGCGACCGAGTCGGGGCTGACGAAGGCCGAGATCCTCTCGAGCGTGCGCGGCTACGCCCAGCGCTACACGCCGGGCGGCGACAACGCGAACCTCGAGCGGCAGTTCGAGCGGGACAAGGACGACATCCGCGAGCTCGGCGTGCCGCTCGAGACGATCGAGCCGCTCGGCGAGCCCGGCGACAACCACAACCTGCGCTACCGCATCCCCAAGGGCGCCTACGACCTGCCCGAGGACGTGCGATTCACGGGCGAGGAGATCGCGCTGCTCAACCTCGCCGCGATGGCCTGGCGGGAGGGTTCGCTCAACGCCGAGTCGCGGCGGGCGATCGTCAAGCTGCGCGCGCTCGGCATCGCCGCCGACGAGCCGGTGCTCGGCTACGCGCCCCGGCTGCGCCTGCGCGACCCCGCGTTCGAACCGCTCACCCAGGCGATCGACCGTCGGCAGCTCGTGCGCTTCGGATACCTCAAGCCGGGCGAGCCGCGCGCCCGCGAGCGCGAGGTGATCCCGCTGGCCCTCGTGCAGTACGACGGGCGGTGGCACCTGGCCGCCGAAGAGCTCGCCACGGGCGACGAGAAGACCTTCCTGCTGCGCCGGATCGTCGGCAAGGTCACGGCGGGCAAAGCCGCGCCCGAGCGCCCCGGCGACCACAAGGCGCGCGCCCTCGCCGAGCTGGAGGCGATCTGGGAGGCCGGCGTCGCCGAGATCGAGGTGCGCGCCGGATCGGATGCGGCCGTGCGACTCGCGCACCGCCGCGGCACCGAGGAGACGGCCCCCGGCATCCTGCGCGTGCATTTCGTGGACCTCGCGATCCTCGCCGACGAGCTTGCGGCGTTCGGACCCGAGGTGCTCGTGGTGTCCCCGCCCGCCCTGCGCGAGGCCGTCATCGCCCGACTGCGGCAGACGGTGGCCGATCATGGCTGA
- a CDS encoding FKBP-type peptidyl-prolyl cis-trans isomerase, with translation MRRIPALVSSVALVTVLASALVGCSAPGASNCDPQVAPGDASALISASGEVGSAKPTIDVPAPIAVTTPQRTVLTEGTGEPTPQRGVVDFEASVIDGASGTVLLQTKYDPSQLAVRGLAGDEGALYESLTCARVGDRISIVSPMGVSGVDTSSVGVSDPDATIVFVIDIVGTFLGKANGVNQLPQDGMPNVVTAPNGTPGITVPAGDAPSSTRIATIKAGSGPALGDGDYAVLHVSIWVWPKDGDQLRSTSSTWDGVPQTVPVVNDPSGQTGVTPGVFDALVGAKVGSQLLAVVAPDDSYREGAWPSGTTAGDTLIYVIDVLGIQRTADAK, from the coding sequence GTGCGCCGCATCCCCGCCCTCGTCAGTTCCGTCGCCCTCGTGACGGTGCTCGCCTCGGCACTGGTCGGCTGCTCGGCCCCCGGCGCGTCGAATTGCGACCCGCAGGTGGCGCCCGGCGACGCATCCGCCCTCATCTCGGCGTCGGGCGAGGTCGGATCCGCGAAGCCCACGATCGACGTGCCCGCCCCGATCGCCGTCACGACCCCCCAGCGCACCGTGCTCACCGAGGGTACGGGCGAGCCGACACCGCAGCGCGGCGTCGTGGACTTCGAGGCGAGCGTCATCGACGGCGCCTCCGGCACGGTGCTGCTGCAGACCAAGTACGACCCCAGCCAGCTCGCCGTGCGCGGCCTCGCCGGCGACGAGGGCGCCCTCTACGAGTCCCTCACCTGCGCGCGCGTCGGCGACCGGATCTCGATCGTGTCGCCCATGGGCGTCTCGGGCGTCGACACGAGCTCGGTCGGCGTCTCCGACCCGGACGCCACGATCGTCTTCGTGATCGACATCGTCGGCACCTTCCTCGGCAAGGCGAACGGCGTCAACCAGCTGCCGCAGGACGGCATGCCCAACGTCGTCACGGCACCCAACGGCACCCCCGGCATCACGGTCCCGGCGGGCGACGCACCGTCCTCGACCCGCATCGCGACGATCAAGGCCGGCAGCGGCCCCGCTCTCGGCGACGGCGACTACGCCGTCCTGCACGTGTCGATCTGGGTGTGGCCGAAGGACGGCGACCAGCTGCGCAGCACGAGCAGTACCTGGGACGGCGTGCCGCAGACGGTTCCCGTCGTGAACGACCCGAGCGGTCAGACCGGGGTAACGCCGGGCGTGTTCGATGCGCTCGTCGGCGCCAAGGTCGGCTCGCAGCTGCTCGCGGTCGTGGCCCCCGACGACTCCTACCGCGAAGGCGCCTGGCCGAGCGGAACCACGGCGGGCGACACCCTGATCTACGTCATCGACGTGCTCGGCATCCAGCGCACCGCTGACGCGAAGTAG
- a CDS encoding tRNA (adenine-N1)-methyltransferase: MSAFAAGDRVQLTGPKNRLHTITLEPGKVFHTHRGMLAHDTLIGLPDGSVVEASNGDAYLALRPLLSDFVMSMPRGAAIIYPKDAAQILGIADIFPGATVVEAGVGSGALSLWLLRAVGDQGRLLSFERREEFAEVARNNVAAFRGSAPANWSIGIGDLAEVLPTAVDAGTVDRVVLDMLAPWECLDAVSDALAPGGVLVCYVATATQLSRVAEAIRETGLYTEPSSTETLVRGWHVEGLAVRPDHRMVAHTAFLIAARRLAPGAVLPRPVRRASKTEYGDEDVELWTPGALGVRDKTDKRIRRVVRDAQQLAERTTGGTAGTPAAEQ, translated from the coding sequence ATGAGCGCCTTCGCCGCGGGCGACCGCGTCCAGCTGACCGGCCCCAAGAACCGCTTGCACACCATCACGCTCGAGCCGGGCAAGGTCTTCCACACCCATCGCGGCATGCTCGCCCACGACACGCTCATCGGCCTGCCCGACGGCTCGGTCGTGGAGGCCAGCAACGGCGACGCCTACCTGGCGCTGCGTCCGCTGCTGTCCGATTTCGTGATGTCGATGCCGCGCGGCGCCGCGATCATCTACCCGAAGGATGCGGCGCAGATCCTCGGGATCGCCGACATCTTCCCCGGCGCGACGGTCGTCGAGGCGGGCGTCGGCTCGGGGGCGCTGTCGCTGTGGCTGCTGCGCGCCGTCGGCGACCAGGGACGTCTGCTGTCGTTCGAGCGCCGTGAGGAGTTCGCCGAGGTCGCGCGCAACAACGTCGCGGCGTTCCGGGGGAGTGCCCCCGCGAACTGGTCGATCGGCATCGGCGACCTCGCCGAGGTGCTGCCGACCGCGGTCGACGCCGGCACCGTCGACCGCGTCGTGCTCGACATGCTCGCCCCCTGGGAATGCCTCGACGCCGTCTCCGACGCGCTCGCGCCCGGCGGCGTGCTGGTCTGCTACGTCGCGACGGCGACCCAGCTTTCGCGGGTCGCGGAGGCGATCCGCGAGACGGGGCTGTACACCGAGCCGAGCTCGACCGAGACGCTCGTGCGCGGCTGGCACGTCGAGGGCCTCGCCGTCCGCCCGGATCACCGCATGGTCGCCCACACGGCGTTCCTCATCGCCGCACGCCGACTCGCCCCCGGTGCCGTGCTCCCGCGCCCGGTGCGCCGGGCCTCCAAGACCGAGTACGGCGACGAGGACGTCGAGCTGTGGACGCCGGGCGCACTCGGGGTGCGCGACAAGACCGACAAGCGCATCCGCCGGGTGGTGCGCGACGCGCAGCAACTCGCCGAGCGCACCACCGGCGGCACGGCCGGAACCCCCGCCGCGGAACAGTAG
- a CDS encoding HAD family hydrolase has protein sequence MSTPILEPSPARVAAVLWDMDGTLVDTEPYWMRAEGELVTSWGGTWTHADAIGLVGNGLHASAAVLQSHGVGLSAEEIITILTDRVMDQIAEHVPWRPGARELLAEVRAAGIPTALVTMSVRRMADRIEAALEHELGGPAFDAIVAGDEVEQPKPFPEPYLRAAELLGVDAADCVAIEDSEPGVASAVAAGTTTVAVPFHVPLPADEAYTLLPNGLDGVGLAALAAAHATRLADGAVR, from the coding sequence GTGAGCACGCCGATCCTTGAGCCGAGCCCCGCCCGAGTCGCCGCCGTGCTCTGGGACATGGACGGCACCCTCGTCGACACGGAGCCGTACTGGATGCGCGCCGAGGGCGAGCTCGTCACCTCCTGGGGCGGCACCTGGACGCACGCCGACGCGATCGGCCTCGTCGGGAACGGCCTGCACGCCTCGGCGGCCGTGCTGCAGTCGCACGGTGTGGGACTCTCGGCGGAGGAGATCATCACGATCCTCACCGACCGCGTGATGGATCAGATCGCCGAGCACGTGCCGTGGCGCCCGGGGGCGCGCGAACTGCTCGCCGAGGTGCGCGCCGCCGGCATCCCGACCGCCCTCGTCACGATGTCGGTGCGGCGGATGGCCGACCGCATCGAGGCGGCTCTCGAGCACGAGCTCGGCGGCCCCGCCTTCGACGCGATCGTCGCGGGCGACGAAGTCGAGCAGCCGAAGCCGTTCCCCGAGCCGTACCTGCGCGCCGCCGAGCTGCTCGGGGTGGATGCGGCCGACTGTGTCGCGATCGAGGACTCCGAGCCCGGCGTCGCCTCGGCGGTCGCCGCGGGCACGACGACCGTCGCGGTGCCCTTCCACGTGCCCCTCCCCGCCGACGAGGCCTACACGCTGCTGCCGAACGGACTCGACGGCGTCGGCCTCGCCGCGCTCGCGGCCGCGCACGCGACCCGGCTCGCGGACGGGGCGGTGCGATGA
- a CDS encoding proteasome assembly chaperone family protein, with protein sequence MTEGSDDWGHGGSTLVVAFEGWNDAGEAASSAVRALRDQLELAPMVEVDPEDYFDYQFNRPLIGFDDNGERLISWPSVTLSGPVDRGAGIHVLLGTEPSRGWKTFTEEVLDAISVAGIERIVFIGAMLADVPHTRPISVFASSENVSVRERFSLERSSYEGPVGIISVLADAAERSGIPTIAVWASVPHYVHNAPSPKATLALIEQLEEFIEVRIERGSLVEDAEAWEKGIDALASDDDDMSAYIEQLEQARDTVDSPEASGDAIAEEFERYLRKRDGDQPPAP encoded by the coding sequence GTGACGGAAGGTTCGGACGACTGGGGCCACGGCGGCTCGACGCTCGTCGTCGCCTTCGAGGGCTGGAACGATGCGGGCGAGGCGGCGTCGAGCGCCGTGAGGGCGCTGCGTGACCAGCTCGAGCTCGCCCCCATGGTCGAGGTGGACCCCGAGGACTACTTCGACTACCAGTTCAACCGTCCCCTCATCGGCTTCGACGACAACGGCGAACGCCTCATCTCCTGGCCGAGCGTGACGCTGTCCGGCCCGGTCGATCGCGGTGCCGGCATCCACGTGCTGCTCGGCACCGAGCCGTCGCGCGGTTGGAAGACCTTCACCGAGGAGGTGCTCGACGCCATCTCGGTCGCCGGCATCGAGCGCATCGTGTTCATCGGCGCGATGCTCGCGGATGTGCCGCACACCCGGCCGATCTCGGTGTTCGCCTCGAGCGAGAACGTCTCGGTGCGCGAACGGTTCTCCCTCGAGCGCTCGAGCTACGAGGGCCCCGTCGGCATCATCTCGGTGCTCGCGGATGCGGCGGAGCGCTCCGGGATCCCGACGATCGCCGTCTGGGCGTCCGTGCCGCACTACGTGCACAACGCGCCGTCCCCCAAGGCGACCCTCGCGCTCATCGAGCAGCTCGAGGAGTTCATCGAGGTGCGCATCGAGCGCGGTTCGCTCGTGGAGGACGCCGAGGCCTGGGAGAAGGGCATCGACGCGCTCGCGAGCGACGACGACGACATGTCGGCCTACATCGAGCAGCTCGAGCAGGCGCGCGACACGGTCGACTCCCCCGAGGCCTCCGGCGACGCGATCGCCGAGGAGTTCGAGCGCTACCTGCGCAAGCGCGACGGGGACCAGCCCCCCGCGCCGTAG
- a CDS encoding undecaprenyl-diphosphate phosphatase, whose protein sequence is MDFLQAIILGLVQGLTEFLPISSSAHLRILGDVAGWGDPGATFTAITQLGTETAVLIYFWKDITRIIGKWFRSFGAKGGTHSAGIQKGDADVRMGWLIIIGTIPIVLAGYFLQDSIRSTFRSLWIVAIVLIVFGILLGLADWLGRRSKELTELSYRDGILIGIAQMLALIPGVSRSGASTSAGLALGYTRPAAARYSFLLAVPAVFGSGLYELVTSFRDPAENAYGALPTAVATIVAFGVGWAVIAFLMRYISKRSFLPFVIYRLLLGGVLIVLLSTDVLQP, encoded by the coding sequence GTGGACTTCCTCCAAGCGATCATCCTCGGCCTCGTGCAGGGCCTCACCGAGTTCCTCCCGATCTCCTCGAGCGCGCACCTGCGCATCCTCGGCGACGTGGCCGGCTGGGGGGACCCCGGCGCGACCTTCACCGCCATCACCCAGCTCGGCACCGAGACCGCGGTGCTCATCTACTTCTGGAAGGACATCACCCGCATCATCGGCAAGTGGTTCCGCTCCTTCGGCGCGAAGGGCGGCACCCACTCGGCCGGCATCCAGAAGGGCGACGCGGATGTGCGGATGGGGTGGCTCATCATCATCGGAACCATCCCGATCGTGCTCGCGGGCTACTTCCTGCAGGACTCGATCCGCAGCACCTTCCGCTCGCTGTGGATCGTGGCGATCGTGCTCATCGTGTTCGGCATCCTGCTGGGCCTCGCCGACTGGCTGGGCCGCCGCAGCAAAGAGCTCACCGAGCTCTCCTACCGCGACGGCATCCTGATCGGCATCGCGCAGATGCTCGCCCTCATCCCCGGGGTGAGCCGTTCGGGCGCCTCCACGAGCGCGGGGCTCGCCCTCGGGTACACGCGGCCCGCGGCCGCCCGGTACTCGTTCCTGCTCGCGGTGCCCGCCGTGTTCGGCAGCGGCCTCTACGAGCTCGTCACCTCGTTCCGCGACCCGGCCGAGAACGCCTACGGTGCGCTGCCGACCGCGGTCGCCACGATCGTCGCCTTCGGGGTGGGCTGGGCCGTGATCGCGTTCCTCATGCGGTACATCTCGAAGCGGTCGTTCCTGCCGTTCGTGATCTACCGCCTGCTGCTCGGCGGGGTGCTCATCGTGCTGCTGTCGACGGACGTGCTGCAGCCGTAG